Proteins encoded by one window of Hyphomicrobium nitrativorans NL23:
- a CDS encoding class I SAM-dependent methyltransferase: MTTLKFEDQKFPENVTLDDYAKLAEQFIPGRRAIFSIVEAALLELLADGPSKILVVGAGGGEEILRLGANNPNWSFVGVDTYQPMVELAHRRLAETPVGARARVETTTIEALEDDGFDAATCILTAHFVPDDGAKAAFLKAIHSRLKPGAPLAIVDGVGVAGEDKTELLRRIWKRHAVCNGVSPDVAESNAENFKKVAVVSEEREEALLASAGFERLTPIFRGLAIKGWLAFA; the protein is encoded by the coding sequence ATGACAACACTCAAGTTCGAGGACCAGAAGTTTCCCGAGAACGTGACGCTCGACGATTACGCGAAGCTGGCCGAACAGTTCATTCCCGGCCGGCGCGCCATCTTCTCGATTGTCGAAGCCGCACTTCTTGAGCTTCTTGCCGACGGCCCGTCCAAGATCCTTGTCGTGGGCGCGGGCGGCGGCGAGGAAATCCTGCGCCTTGGCGCGAACAATCCGAACTGGTCGTTCGTGGGCGTCGACACCTATCAGCCGATGGTGGAACTCGCGCATCGCCGCCTCGCCGAAACGCCGGTCGGGGCCCGCGCCCGTGTGGAGACGACAACCATCGAGGCGCTCGAAGACGACGGCTTCGATGCCGCGACGTGCATTCTGACGGCACACTTCGTCCCTGACGACGGCGCGAAGGCGGCCTTCTTGAAGGCCATTCACAGCAGGCTGAAACCCGGGGCACCGCTTGCGATCGTGGATGGCGTCGGTGTCGCGGGCGAAGACAAGACCGAGCTTCTACGCCGCATCTGGAAGCGCCATGCCGTCTGCAACGGCGTCTCGCCCGACGTGGCGGAAAGCAACGCTGAGAACTTCAAAAAAGTCGCCGTGGTGTCGGAAGAGCGTGAAGAAGCGCTGCTTGCAAGCGCAGGCTTCGAGCGCTTGACGCCCATCTTCCGCGGCCTTGCCATCAAGGGCTGGCTTGCCTTCGCATAA